The following are from one region of the Vitis riparia cultivar Riparia Gloire de Montpellier isolate 1030 chromosome 14, EGFV_Vit.rip_1.0, whole genome shotgun sequence genome:
- the LOC117929662 gene encoding acyl carrier protein 1, chloroplastic-like yields the protein MAAFAGTFVSVQPRPRLLRQSLATTSISSLKSLSFSNRGGRLTSQHLPLRLRVSCAAKPETVEKVCAIVKKQLALPEDSAITGESKFAALGADSLDTVEIVMGLEEEFGINVEEESAQSIATVQDAADLIEKLIEKKDA from the exons ATGGCGGCTTTCGCAGGAACATTTGTCTCTGTGCAGCCTCGTCCTCGTTTGCTCCGCCAAAGCCTT GCAACAACCAGTATCTCCAGTCTGAAATCACTTTCGTTTTCTAATCGAGGGGGAAGGCTTACATCACAGCATCTGCCACTGCGCTTAAGGGTTTCTTGTGCT GCGAAACCAGAGACAGTGGAGAAGGTGTGTGCCATTGTCAAGAAACAGCTTGCATTACCAGAGGACTCTGCAATTACTGGTGAATCAAAATTTGCAGCGCTTGGAGCTGATTCTCTTGATACG GTGGAGATCGTGATGGGACTAGAGGAGGAATTTGGTATCAATGTGGAAGAGGAGAGTGCCCAGAGCATTGCAACTGTTCAGGATGCTGCAGATCTTATTGAGAAGCTCATTGAGAAGAAGGATGCTTAG